In the Streptomyces fradiae ATCC 10745 = DSM 40063 genome, GGCGCGGATGCGCTGCCCGGAGCAAGGGCGCTGTCCCCTGGACGCACGGCCGCCGCCGTGCGGTGAGTGCTACCCAGGCCCCGGACGCCGTACCCGGCTGTCCCGCCCCCTGATCGGCATCGGCCCCCACCGATGATGTGCATCAGGGTACGGGCGCGGGCCCGGACCGGAAGCCGATTTGCGGAACTGACCGACCGGGGTGTTTCCCGTGTGTCCGCTGTGCCGTAACGGGGCGGAAATCGACGGTTCCCGTTCCGGAGGGGGGATGCCCGTGCCGGGCGGGGCGGGGCGTGCCGGGCGGCGTACGGGCCGTGCCGGGCGGGGCGTGCCGGGCGGCGGGCGGGGCGTGCCGGGCGGTGGGGCGGCCCGCCGGAGCGCCGTACGGTTCGCCCACCGCCCCGCGGGCAGCTCACAGCAGGCGGCGCGCCCCCGCCGACGGGGCGGCCGGGAAGATCCGCGGCGCCCGGTACCCCTCCGCCGCGAAGGCCGCCCGGACCGCGGCGGCCGTCTCCTCCACCGCGCCGGCCTCCGCCAGGACGACCGCCGAGCCGCCGAAGCCGCCACCCGTCATCCGGGCGCCCAGCGCCCCGGCGGCGAGCGACGCCGACACGGCGAGGTCCAGCTCCGGGCAGGAGACCCGCAGGTCGTCCCGGAGAGAGGCGTGCCCCTCGGTCAGCACGGGGCCGACGCCCCGCAGGTCGCCCGCGTCGAGCAGCGCCGCGACCCGCCCGACCCGGTGGTCGTCGGTGACGACATGGCGGACGTACCCGCGCACGACCGGGTCGCCCAGCCGCTCCAGCGCCTCCGGCAGGCGCGCGTGGGCGACCTCGCGCAGCGAGCGCACCCCGAGCGCCCGCGCGCCCGCCTCGCACCCGGCGCGCCGCTCGGCGTACGCGCCGTCGCCGAGCGCGTGCCGGACGCGCGTGTCCACCACCAGCAGCGCGAGCCCGTGCGCCGCGGGGTCGAACGGCACCTGCCGGCACGTCAGGTCGCGGGTGTCCAGGTGCAGGACGTGCCCCTCGGTGCAGCACGCGGACGCCATCTGGTCCATGACGCCGCAGGGCACGCCGACGAAGGCGTTCTCGGCGCGCTGGGCCAAGGCGGCCAGGGCCGGGCGGGAGAGCCCCAGCCCGTACAGCCCGTCGAGGGCGAGGGCGGTCGCGACCTCCAGCGCGGCCGACGACGACAGGCCGGCGCCCGTCGGCACGGTGGACGTCACATGGACGTCGGCGCCCGTCACCGGGTGGCCGGCCGCGCGCAGCGCCCAGACGACGCCCGCCGGGTAGGCGGCCCAGCCCATGCACGCGGCCGGCCCCGGCGCGGCGGCGTCGAGGTGGACGACCCCGGCCGGGGAGGCGTCGGCGGCCTGCGCCGAGTGGACGCGCAACCGCCCGTCCGTGCGGCGGGCGACGGCCGCGAGGGCCGTGTGCGGCAGGGCCAGCGGCATCACGGACCCGTCGTTGACGTCCGTGTACTCGCCGATGAGGTTGACCCGGCCGGGCGCGGCCCACACCCCCTCCGGCGCGGTGCCGTACAGCTCGCGGAAGCGTGCGGCGGCGGCCTCCGCGGCCCGCGCCCCGGGGTCGGTCACCGCCCCTCCCGCGGCCCCGGCCCGCGGCCCTCCGCGCGGTCGGCCTCCGGCCCGTGGCTCTGCGCCTCGCGGTTCTCCGCCGCGCGGTCCTCCGCCTCGCGGCGGCGGGCGAAGTCCCAGGCGTCGCGCACGATGCCGGCGAGGTCCGTGCGCGTGGGGCGCCAGCCCAGGCGCTCCCTCGCGGTCTTCGACGACGCCACGAGGACGGCCGGGTCGCCGGGGCGGCGGGCGGCGGTGACCTCGGGCACCGGGTGGCCGGTGACCCGGCGCACGGTCTCGACGACCTCCCGCACCGAGAAGCCGCTGCCGTTGCCCAGGTTGCAGATCAGGTGCTCGCCCGGGACGACCGCGTCCAGGGCGAGGAGGTGGGCCTCGGCGAGGTCGGCGACGTGGATGTAGTCGCGTACGCAGGTGCCGTCCGGGGTCGGGTAGTCGTCGCCGTACACGGAGATCGACGCGCGGCGGCCGAGGGCGACCTGGAGGACGAGCGGGATGAGGTGCGACTCGGGGTCGTGGCGCTCCCCCTGGTCGCCGTAGGCGCCCGCGACGTTGAAGTACCGCAGGGACGCGGCGGCCAGGCCGTGCGCGGCGGCCTCGCCGCCGATCATGTGGTCGACGGCGAGCTTCGTCGCCCCGTAGGGGCTCGTGGGGGCCGTCGGGTCGGTCTCCGTGATCGGTGTGGACACCGGTTCGCCGTAGGTCGCGGCGGTGGACGAGAACACCAGGCGGCGCACCCCGGCGGAGCGCATCGCGTCGAGCAGCGCCATGGTGCCGCCGACGTTGTTCTCCCAGTACTTCTCCGGGTGCGCGACCGACTCCCCCACCTGCGAGAACGCCGCGAAGTGCAGCACCCCGCCGTAGGAGCCGTCGAGGACCCGGGCGGCGTCCTGCACCCGGCCCTCCACGAACGCGGCGCCGTCCGGGACCGACGCGCGGAAGCCGGTCGACAGGTCGTCCAGGACCGTCACCTCGTGGCCGGCCTCCAGCAGACGCGCGGCGACCGCCCCGCCGACGTATCCGGCCCCGCCCGTAACCAGGTACTTCATGATGCGCTCGCTACCTCTCGCAGTCGCCGGGCCGCGGCCTCCGGCGGGACGTCGTTGATCCACACGCTCATTCCCGATTCGGAGCCCGCGAGGAACTTCAGCTTGCCGGACGCACGGCGGATGGTGAAAAGCTCGAGATGGCAGGCGAACGCGTCGCGCCGCGGGTCGGCGAACGGCGCCTGGTGCCACGCGGAGACGTACGGCGTGGGCGGCCGGCCCTCCCCGAAGATCCGGTCGAAGCGGCGCAGCAGCTCCAGCTGGACGCGGGGCAGTTCCCCGCGCGCCGCCGCGTCCAGGCCGCGCAGGTCGGGCACGCGGCGGCGGGGGTAGAGGTGCACCTCGTACGGCCAGCGGGCGGCGTACGGGACGAAGGCGGTCCAGTGGTCGGTGGCGAGGACCACGCGCTCGCCGTCCTCGCGCTCCCGCCGTACGACGTCGTCGAAGAGGTTGCCGCCGCCGGTGCGCGCCGCGTGCTCCCGCGCGGAGCGCAGCATCAGCTCCGTGCGGGGGGTGGTGAAGGGGTAGCCGTAGACCTGCCCGTGCGGGTGGGCGAGGGTGACGCCGATCTCGGCGCCCCGGTTCTCGAAGCAGAAGACCTGCTCCACGCCGGGCACGGCGGCCAGTTCGGCGGTGCGGTCGGTCCACGCCTGGAGGACGAGGGCGGCCCGCTCCTCGGTGAGGTCGGCGAAGGAGGCGTCGTGGTCGGGCGTGAAGCAGACGACCTCGCAGCGGCCGGCGCCGCCCGCGAGGGACGGGAAGCGGTTCTCGAAGACGACCACGTCGTAGTCGCTGTCGGGGATCTCGGTGTGCCGCCCGTCGCGCGAGGGGCAGAGCGGGCACTCGTCGGCCGGCGGGAGGTGGGTGCGGCCCTGGCGGTGGGAGGCGATGGCGACGCGGTCGCCGAGCAGCACGTCCTCGCGGATCTCGGCGCGGGTGGAGACCGGGTCGAGGGGCCGCCGGTCGACGGCGTCGCGCACGACGTCGTCACGGGAGTCGTAGTACACCAGCTCCCGCCCGTCGGCGAGGCGGGTGGAGGTCTTCTTCACGCGGGGCTCCTCGCTCGGGTCCACATCAAGCGGATTCAACAAGACCCAACACAAGTAAGCAGAATCCAACACCCGGGTCAATGAGGCGCGGGGGGGAGGCAGGGGCCGGTGGGGCTCGGGGCAGGCGGAGTGGCGGTAGCGCCGCGGATGCCGGGGCGGGCGGAGAGGGGGGCGCGCGAGGCGGGGCGAGCACGTCCAGTGCGGCGGAGCGGGACGCGGGGCGGGCGCGGTGGGACGGGGCGGGGCGGTGGGGCGGGGCGGGGGGCGGTCGGGCGGGGCGGGGGGCGGTGGGGCGGGGCGGGGTGAGGGACGTCCGCGCGGTCGGCGGGGCTCCGTCGTGGAGACGCGGTGGCGCGCGGTCGACGGGCCGCTGCGGTGGCGGGGCGGCACCGGTGGCGGAATGGCGGGATGGCGCTGGGGCCGGAGTGACGTGAGGGAGGGGGTGATACCGGGGTGTGGTGCGTGCCGGGGTGCGCCGGGGCGCTCGGTGCCGGGCCCCGGGGCACGGGAGGTCAGGGGCTCGGCGGGAGGCCAGGGGCACGGGGCCGGGGGCCCTGCGGGTCAGCGGGGGTGGGGGACGCGGGGGTGGCCGGCGGTGGCGCGGTCCAGGAGGCCGGTGCGGGCGGCCAGCGCGGCGGCCTCCAGCCGGGAGCCCACGCCGAGCTTCATCAGGACGCGCTGCACATGGGTGCGGGCCGTACTGGGGGCGATCCCCATTCCGGCCGCGATGAGCCGGGTGTCCTCGCCCTCCGCGACCCGTACCAGCACCTCCACCTCGCGGGGCGTCAGCATCCGCAGCAGCCGCTGCCCCTCGTCGTCCGGGGTGGCGGCCGGGTTCAGCAGCTCGGTGAAGGCGCCCTGGAGGAGCTGCGGGGCGACGGCGGCCTCCCCCGCGCGGGCCTTCATGATGGCGCGTTCGACGCCCTCGATGCGCTCGTCGTGCCGTACGTACCCGGACGCCCCGGCCGCGAAGGCCGCCGCGATGCCGCGCGGGCTGGGCACCGGCCCGAGGACCACCACCGCGACCTGCGGGCGGTCCCGCTTGATGCGGACGACCGGGTCGAAGGCGCCCGGCTCCGCGGGGGTCGCCGTGCCCAGCAGGCAGACCTCCGGGGCGCGGCTCACCACCAGTTCGGCCGCGCCCGCGGCGGGCGCGGCGGCGGCGAGCACGCGGTGCCCGCGCAGCTTCAGCGCCGAGGCGAGTGCCTCGGCTAACAGGCGGTGGTCGTCGACCACCATCAGGCGCACGCCCATCGAGAACCCCCAACCCCCGGCCGCCCCCCGGCCGTCCATGACCCGGCAAGCTACACGCTTGTTCGACGTCACGCGCCCCCTACCGGCGAGGCGCCCCCCACAATGTCGAATTCTTCGCCGGTGCGGGGTAGTTGACGGGACAGGTGCTGACGCCCCGCCGCCCCGCCGGCCCCCGGCAACGCCCGCGGCCCGGCCCGTCCGGGGGGACGGGCCGGGCCGCGGGGGCGCACGGGATCACTGGGTGGTGAACACCAGCGCCAGGTAGCGCGTCTCCTTGACGACCGTCGACGGCTTCGAGACGAAGCGGTCCGCCAGGTAGAGCCGTCCGTCGCGGTAGAGGATCGGCTCCCGGCCGACGAGGGCCCGCTCGATGGTGCTGATGGTCCGGTCCGCCGGGGTCTTCATCAGCAGCGTCTCCTTGAAGGTGCCGCCGTCGACACTGACGACCTCGCCGCCGCGCTCGTAACCGGGCGTCCGGTAGACGATCAGGTTGCCCCCGTCCATCCGCACGGGGTACAGCTCCACGCCGTCGCCGGAGTCCAGCCGGTCGCCGGTGGGCTTCCCCGTGGTCAGGTCGAACGAGACGATCTCGTTGACCCGGCGGGAGTCCGTGCCGCCCTCGTGCTGCTCGGTCGGCAGGTAGAGGCGGTTGTTCCCGACGACGAGCTTCTCGCACCGCTCCACGTCGGTGGCGCCGCACTCGGCCGCGTACCGGTCGGCGTCGGCGGGGATCTGCGCCTTCAGCTTGCCGGTCTTCTCGTCGATGGAGAAGAAGTCCGAGATGCTGGAACCGTCACCGGCCGTGTCCCCGACGTCGGCCGCGACGACCAGGGGCCGGGTGGAGACGACCGACGCGTACTCGACGCCGGTCGGCATCTTGAACTCGGAGACGGGCGCGCCCGTGGCCGGGTTCAGGTTCTGGATCGTCACGGACACGTTGTCGCTGTCGCCGCACTTGCGCGCCGCGACGAGCCCCTCACCGCCGCCGTAGCCCATGTCGCGGCAGCCCTCGGCGTTGTCCTGGGGCCGCCACAGCTCCTTGCCGGTGGCCAGGTCCCAGGCGGCGCCGCCCTGCACGGCCGCGGCGGCGACGGTGCCGGCGCCGATGGTGACCTCGCTCATGTTGAGCTTCCGGCCGCCGTCGAGCGAGACGGACCTGGTCCACAGCAGCTTGCCCGCGTCGAGGTCGAGGACGGCGACCTCCGAGCAGCCCGGGTACTTGTTCTGCGGCGTCGGCTTGGCCGCGGCGAAGACCAGGGCGGTCTTGTTGTCCTTGACGTGCCGGGTCGAGGCGCAGAGCTCGCCGGGCAGCGGCACGCTCCACAGCTTGGCGCCCTTGACGGGGTCGTAGCCGACGACCTCGTTGACGCCCGACTTGACGTACGTCTTGTCGGTCAGCCACGAGCCGGTGGTGGTCACCATGTCGGTGACGACCGGGACGGGGATCTGGAAGGCCACCTTCGCCTGGGTGTTGCCGGGCACCTTCTCCTTGCCGGGGCCGTCGGGGGCGGCGGGGCCGCCGTCCGCCTTGCCGCCGTCCGTTCCGGTGCCGCCGGAGGTGCCGCCCGCAGTCGCCGGGGCCGGGTCGCCGCCCTTGGTGGAGGCGTACCAGACGCCGGTGCCGACGATGAGGGCGACGGCGACGACCGCCGCGATGACGATCTTCATCTGGGCGGACAGCCCGCCGCGCCCGCCCTGGCCCGCCGGGGCGCCGGGCATGCCGGGCGGGGGCATCTGGTGCATGGGCGCGGTCGGGTAGCCGTACCCGGGCGGCTGGCCGGGGGCGCCGGGCGGGGGCTGGTAGGGCGGCTGGCCCGGGTAGCCGTACGGGGCGGTGGGCGGCTGGCCGGGCGGCGGCACACCGGGGCCCTGCGGGGCGGCGGGGTGCTGCGGGGCGCCCGGGGGCTGGGGGGCCGGGGGCTGGGGGGCCGGGGGCTGGGCGCCCGGGGCCGGGGGCTGGGGCGCCTGGGGGTAGCCGTACGCGGGGCCGCCCTGCGGAGGCGGGGCGGGCGCGCCGAAACCGCCGGGCGGCGGGTCCTGGGGCGCGCCGAAGCCGCCGGGGGGCGGGTCCTGCGGGGCGCCGAAGCCGCCCTGCGGGGGCGGGCCGGGCGGCTCGTCCGGCGGGCCGGGGGGCTGCTGGGGCGGCGGGGGCGGTTGCGTCATCGGTGCGTACCTCTGCGGGAAGGGAAGTCGTCGGCGGGGGCGGCGGCGCCGGTCACGGCGCGGGCCGGGCTACTTGCCGTACGCGATCACGGTCTTGGTCTCCAGCTCGGCCTTGTCGTTCTGGGCGCTGACCCGGCCGCTGGCGATGAAGAACCGGCCGCCGGCGTAGGCGTACCGGGGCTGCCAGAAGTCCCGCTCGATCTTGGCGACGGACGCCGGGTGCTGGAGCAGCACCGACGGCTGACCGCCGGTCGGGGCGAGGGTGGCGACGGCGCCGCCGCGGTCCCAGGAGCCCTCGACATAGACGAGGAGCCTGCCGCCCTCCATGCGCAGCGGGAGCATCGTCTTCTCCGCGCCCGCGTTGGCGCGCCACTTGGGCTTGCCGGTGTTCAGGTCGAAGGCGACGACGTCGTTGGTGCCGCGCGTCAGCTTCGTGGGCTCGGTCGACATGTAGAAGGTGCTCGCGTCGGCCGCGACGCCGACGCAGCCCTGGAGGCGCTGGCCGAAGACGATCAGACCGCCGCCGCCGCACTGGGAGCGGAACTTGTCGCCGCCGCCGGAGAGCTGGGAGCGCAGCCGGCCCGCGTCGGTGAGGGCGAGGACGGTGCGCTGCTTCTTCTGCTCGTGGACGGCGTTCACGACGAGCGGGCTGACCGAGTAGACCTTGTCGACCTCCCAGCCGCGCGCCAGCTGGTACTTCCACTTGGGCTTGCCGGTGGCCGGGTCGACCTCCCAGACCTCCTGCTGCGGGTTCTTGTAGTCGGAGACCCGGCAGCTCGCGGCGGCGATCAGGCGGTTCCCCTCGCCCGCGAAGGCGTAGGGCTGGCAGCCGTCGGAGGGCTTGCCGAACAGCTGCTTGCCGTCGGTGAGGGAGAAGCCGTACGAGTTGCCCGTGCCGGCGGCGGCGACCGTGCCGCCCGCGATGGCGAGCGTCGGGTCGGAGAGCGCGCTGAAGCCGGTGCTCTTGGGCACCTCCGTCTTCCAGCCCGCCTTGCCGTTCTTGAGGTCGACCTGCTGGAGGACGCGGCAGTCGGCGCGGTCGCCGGTGCCGTCCTTGAGGCCGAGGACGATGACGCCGTCCGCCGTGGGGGCGTGCGGGGCCTCGCACACGTCCGTGGCGAAGGGGATGCTCCACTTCTTGCCGCCGTCGGCGGTGGAGAAGCCCTCGACGCTCCGGTACATGGCCTTGACCAGGGTGTCGCCGACGATCCAGGGGCCGTAGACGTTGGCGCCGTTGCGCGGCAGGTCCACGTCGTTCTTGAGCAGCCACTCGACCTTGGCCTCGCCGGGCTGGCGGCCCGCGTTGAGGTCGTCCTCGGCCTCGCGGTCGCCGCCGCCCTCGTCGTCCGTGTCGCCGGTCGCCGGGGCGCTCGGTCCGGACGGTTCGGACGGGGAGCCGGACGGCTGGGCGACGGTCGTCCCGCCCTGCTCGCCGTCCCCGCTGAGGGCCCACCAGCTGACGCCGCCGACGGCGAGGAGGGCGGCCACCGCGCCGGCGACGGCCATCTGCGTCCTGCGCTTGGCGGGACCGCCCGGACCTCCGGGACCGCCGGGCGGCACGGGGCCGCCGGGGTACTGGGGCTGGGTCGGGTAGGCCCCGTAGGGGTTCGGCTGCTGCCCGTAGGGGCCGGGCTGCTGCGCGTACGGGCCGGGCTGCGCGTACGGGCCGGGCTGGGCGTAGGGGCCGGGCTGGCCCGGCTGGGCGCCGTACGGGTTCGGCTGCCCGTAGGGGCCGGGCTGCTGCCCGTAGGGGCCGGGCTGGCCGGGGGCCTGCGGGTAGCCGTAGCCGGGCGCGGGGGGCTGGCCGGGGGCCTGCGGGAACCCGTAGCCGGCCGCGGGCTGGGCCGGGGCGGTCGGCGGCTGCGCGGGCTGCTCCGGCGCGGCGGGCGGCTGGGCCGCAGGGGCGGCCGGGGGCGCGGCGGGCGGCTGCGCGGGCTGCCCCGGGGCGGCGGGTGGCTCGCCCGCGCCCTCGCCCTTGGCGAGCGAGGCGGGCGGCTGCGCGGGCTGCCCCGGGGCGGCGGGCGGCTGCGCGGGCGGCGCGGCGGGCGGCTGGGGGACCCCCTGCGGGTCCTGCGGAGACCCGGAGCCTCCCTGCGGCGGTTGCTGGCTGGGCGGCTGAGTCATCAGCGCTTCCCCCTTCGTGCGATCCGCTGACCGACCGGCCTCCCCCGCGATTCCGACGCGAGGCTCGTCGCCGGAATGGAGCGATTCGGACAGGGATGTCGCACTGTTACGTGAGTCGAGCGGG is a window encoding:
- a CDS encoding helix-turn-helix transcriptional regulator → MGVRLMVVDDHRLLAEALASALKLRGHRVLAAAAPAAGAAELVVSRAPEVCLLGTATPAEPGAFDPVVRIKRDRPQVAVVVLGPVPSPRGIAAAFAAGASGYVRHDERIEGVERAIMKARAGEAAVAPQLLQGAFTELLNPAATPDDEGQRLLRMLTPREVEVLVRVAEGEDTRLIAAGMGIAPSTARTHVQRVLMKLGVGSRLEAAALAARTGLLDRATAGHPRVPHPR
- the galK gene encoding galactokinase, which produces MTDPGARAAEAAAARFRELYGTAPEGVWAAPGRVNLIGEYTDVNDGSVMPLALPHTALAAVARRTDGRLRVHSAQAADASPAGVVHLDAAAPGPAACMGWAAYPAGVVWALRAAGHPVTGADVHVTSTVPTGAGLSSSAALEVATALALDGLYGLGLSRPALAALAQRAENAFVGVPCGVMDQMASACCTEGHVLHLDTRDLTCRQVPFDPAAHGLALLVVDTRVRHALGDGAYAERRAGCEAGARALGVRSLREVAHARLPEALERLGDPVVRGYVRHVVTDDHRVGRVAALLDAGDLRGVGPVLTEGHASLRDDLRVSCPELDLAVSASLAAGALGARMTGGGFGGSAVVLAEAGAVEETAAAVRAAFAAEGYRAPRIFPAAPSAGARRLL
- a CDS encoding outer membrane protein assembly factor BamB family protein; translation: MTQPPSQQPPQGGSGSPQDPQGVPQPPAAPPAQPPAAPGQPAQPPASLAKGEGAGEPPAAPGQPAQPPAAPPAAPAAQPPAAPEQPAQPPTAPAQPAAGYGFPQAPGQPPAPGYGYPQAPGQPGPYGQQPGPYGQPNPYGAQPGQPGPYAQPGPYAQPGPYAQQPGPYGQQPNPYGAYPTQPQYPGGPVPPGGPGGPGGPAKRRTQMAVAGAVAALLAVGGVSWWALSGDGEQGGTTVAQPSGSPSEPSGPSAPATGDTDDEGGGDREAEDDLNAGRQPGEAKVEWLLKNDVDLPRNGANVYGPWIVGDTLVKAMYRSVEGFSTADGGKKWSIPFATDVCEAPHAPTADGVIVLGLKDGTGDRADCRVLQQVDLKNGKAGWKTEVPKSTGFSALSDPTLAIAGGTVAAAGTGNSYGFSLTDGKQLFGKPSDGCQPYAFAGEGNRLIAAASCRVSDYKNPQQEVWEVDPATGKPKWKYQLARGWEVDKVYSVSPLVVNAVHEQKKQRTVLALTDAGRLRSQLSGGGDKFRSQCGGGGLIVFGQRLQGCVGVAADASTFYMSTEPTKLTRGTNDVVAFDLNTGKPKWRANAGAEKTMLPLRMEGGRLLVYVEGSWDRGGAVATLAPTGGQPSVLLQHPASVAKIERDFWQPRYAYAGGRFFIASGRVSAQNDKAELETKTVIAYGK
- a CDS encoding outer membrane protein assembly factor BamB family protein, yielding MTQPPPPPQQPPGPPDEPPGPPPQGGFGAPQDPPPGGFGAPQDPPPGGFGAPAPPPQGGPAYGYPQAPQPPAPGAQPPAPQPPAPQPPGAPQHPAAPQGPGVPPPGQPPTAPYGYPGQPPYQPPPGAPGQPPGYGYPTAPMHQMPPPGMPGAPAGQGGRGGLSAQMKIVIAAVVAVALIVGTGVWYASTKGGDPAPATAGGTSGGTGTDGGKADGGPAAPDGPGKEKVPGNTQAKVAFQIPVPVVTDMVTTTGSWLTDKTYVKSGVNEVVGYDPVKGAKLWSVPLPGELCASTRHVKDNKTALVFAAAKPTPQNKYPGCSEVAVLDLDAGKLLWTRSVSLDGGRKLNMSEVTIGAGTVAAAAVQGGAAWDLATGKELWRPQDNAEGCRDMGYGGGEGLVAARKCGDSDNVSVTIQNLNPATGAPVSEFKMPTGVEYASVVSTRPLVVAADVGDTAGDGSSISDFFSIDEKTGKLKAQIPADADRYAAECGATDVERCEKLVVGNNRLYLPTEQHEGGTDSRRVNEIVSFDLTTGKPTGDRLDSGDGVELYPVRMDGGNLIVYRTPGYERGGEVVSVDGGTFKETLLMKTPADRTISTIERALVGREPILYRDGRLYLADRFVSKPSTVVKETRYLALVFTTQ
- the galT gene encoding galactose-1-phosphate uridylyltransferase, whose product is MKKTSTRLADGRELVYYDSRDDVVRDAVDRRPLDPVSTRAEIREDVLLGDRVAIASHRQGRTHLPPADECPLCPSRDGRHTEIPDSDYDVVVFENRFPSLAGGAGRCEVVCFTPDHDASFADLTEERAALVLQAWTDRTAELAAVPGVEQVFCFENRGAEIGVTLAHPHGQVYGYPFTTPRTELMLRSAREHAARTGGGNLFDDVVRREREDGERVVLATDHWTAFVPYAARWPYEVHLYPRRRVPDLRGLDAAARGELPRVQLELLRRFDRIFGEGRPPTPYVSAWHQAPFADPRRDAFACHLELFTIRRASGKLKFLAGSESGMSVWINDVPPEAAARRLREVASAS